The DNA segment GTCTTTTCAGTTTCCTCTTCATCCTTCTTTGCCAGTACTTTCAAGTCCTCTACCGTATCTGCAACAAAGACTGCCCCGGCATTTTGAAGTTCCTCTTTGCTTCCATACCCATAGGCCACTCCCACACACAACAGGCCGCATGCTCTGGCTCCCTCTACATCATAGGAACGATCGCCTACCATAAGAACCCTTTCCCTGCTTTTGGAAATTTTAAGTCTTTTTAATACTTCTTCGATTACATCTTCTTTGGCTGTTCTGCTGCCATCCAACTCACTGCCGACAACAACGTCAAAGTATTTTCTCAGATCAAAGTGTCTTAGAACTTCCTCTACGAAAACACCAGGCTTTGACGAAGCCACTGCAAGCGTTTTTCCCTGTTGTTTTAAAAATGAAAGCAGCTCCGGAATGTTCTTATATACCTCATTCTCATATATTCCAATTGTGCTGTAACGCTCCCTGTACTGCTCTATAGCCTGATCAGCCTCTTCGCTGGTAAACCCGGCAAACTCCATAAATTCTTCATGAAGCGGCGGCCCCACAAAGCATCGGAGCCTATCGGCATCTTTCTCCGGTTTTCCCATGTAGTTCAATGCATACTGAACACACTTTATGATCCCCGGACCTGAATCTGTCAATGTTCCATCAAGATCAAATAATATTACGTCTGACATATTCTTTCGTATCCCCTTATCAATTCTTCTCACATAACCTTTTGACACTTTCATCATGATCATTAGTATAGCACAGATTCACACCTAAGTTCAATAAAAGCGTTCCTTTTTACAGCAGCGGATCCCTCAAAATCTGCCCCAGAGTACCAGCACTTTATATTGATGAACCAAGAATTCTTGCAATCATTTTTACCACATTGCGAAGCAGAAACGTCAGACTTTCGACGATATTTTGATTTTCTTTAACGCCCTGATGGATTTCAGCTTTTTTATCCTGCTTCTTCTCACTGGAAATCATAAATTCCCATGGGGACATAACCGAAATATTCCCCGCCTGATCCTTTACTGCTACGATAATCTGATTTTTTCCGTACTTCAGATTATCTTCTGAGATGAGAAGTTCATCTCCCTTTTCTTCGTAAGAACACTCTTTTCCATTGACCATACAGGTAATTACCTGTGTTGCGTCAACATTCTGCAGATGGATAACAGGCGAAAAAGATTGATCCAGCTTTACATTCGCTTTTTCCTGATCATAGGTAAATGTGGTTCCTCTGCGATTCACAGAGAATGCAACCGCTTCCTCGTAAGGAGAATCCGTTCTTTTGTTTTTCAACTTAAGGATATACTGATCGTCTTTATCAATATCTGGTATGGAATAACGCACTTTTCCATTCTCTTTATGGACCTGAACTGACTTCGGTATCACACCTTGAGATTTACTCTCAAGAATAATTTCAAGCTGTTCATCGTCTAAAATCGGGTTCTCTATGATAACCTCTGGTTTCACCTGCTTTGGATTCGAGGAGAGGTTTCTGATATTCTTGAAGAATACTTTGCGTGCGGGAAACACAGGCTGCTGCAACTTCCCGTTCTTATTCTCCTTCTCTTGTTCTTTTACGATTTTTTCTTTTTTGAATTGTTGTTTCTGCTCATCGTTTAATTTTGTCTCTGCTCTTTGCTTTTGCTCTTCTCTTTGCTTTTGTTCTTTCTCCTTTCTTTCGTCTTGGTTGTCCCTGATTTTTTTCTCTTCTTGTTCTTTCAAAACCATGTGATCTTCTTGCTCTGGTTTTCTGCTCGAAGTCTTTTCCGCCTGATCCTCTTCTTTCAAATCTACTTCCGTCTTTTTCTCCTGTTTTTTCCCCGATTCCTCCTCATCTATAAATTTTGCTTCATCCATAGTCTTAGCTTCTTCCGTAGTTTCTGTTTCTTTCGTAGTCTCTGTTTCTTCCACAAGTTCTGATTCTTCTATGGTTTCTTGTCCACCTATATCTTGTGGTTCACCTATAATTTCTGGTTCATCTGTAACTTCTGCTTGTTTCGCGTTATCACATGATACCGCTTCAACAGGAGTTTCAACTTGATCGGTTTGCTGATCCTCATCTTTTCTTTTCAAAATATCTTCCTGAATCTCCTCCCCATTCACAAAATCATCTGCTGGTTTCTGATCTTCCTGCGCCGCCTGTATAATTGAGTCTGTATCTGTCGGTTCCTCTTCTGCCATTGTACTTAGAGGATGTGATACCAACACCGCTGTCAGCAGGCAACATACTATCTTGTAATTCATGATAAAACCTCCAATCGTTCTTTAAGGATCTGATAATTCCTGTTCTCATCGGCACCGGGAATGGATGCCGCCTGTTGTATCATTTCACGGGCACGGTCGGGTTGCCGGGTTTCTATAAGAAATTCTGTATAGGAACAGATTCCTTCCATATGATGTGGATATTGCTGACAAAAATTCTCATAACATTTTTGCGCTTCTTCTATATTTCCCTGAAAATTTCTTGCTGTGGCTTCTCTTAGCAGAATTCTCTGTTTTAATTCCCTGCGATCTGCAATTTTTAGCAGCTGCTTGCCGTAATAGATGCTTTTTTCAAGATATGTATCTTCTTGTAACAAACTATCTGGATTCGAGAACCCCTGGTCCATATTCTCCTTTAGTATCCCAGTCATATAACAGGCAGATGCGAGACTTTCCAGAGTTTCCTGTCTCATTCTCATATCTTCCCGCAGAAGCATAGCCGTATCGTATGCTTTCTCGTAACAAGAGATCCCTTCCTGATATGGATTGATATTCTCATTTTTTAAAAAGGAGGCCTCGGACAAATAGGTACTCCCGCAAACCAGATATAATTCACAAATATAATCCAGATCCTGTCGATGAAGCATTCGTTCTCCATATTGTTTAAAATATTCAAGAGATTCCTGAATCTTCTTCCAGTCGATATCCGTTCCAAACTGTTCCAGACTTTTCGAAAGCTCTCCTAACTTTTTCCATCCATCCGGATCTTTCTCCTTTTTGGCAACATCATCAAATATTTTCGCTGCCATATTATAATCTTTGTTAAACTTCGGATCTAAAGAATTACCGCAAAAATACAAAAAACCAAGTTCTTTCTTTACCTCTGTGTGATTCTTGGTTTCCTTCGGATAAGATACCCACATCGACAAGATCCAGTCGACAGCTGGCTGCGTCTGTCCATTTTCTTCGGAAAACTCAAGAAGCTTTAAGTAGCTCTCCTGCTTATCGGGGCAAAGCCTGGATGCCTTCTTATAGATCCCGACAGTCTTGTCGAGGGAAACGGCCGAATCCTCTTGTTCTGCCTGTGATGCCTCGTTTATCAGCTGATAATATCGCTGCTGTTCAGATTCTGTGAGCAACGCAAAGCTGATACCAGCGGCCAAAAGTACCGATAATGCCCCTAGAATCCATGTTGTCACTTTCTGATTCTGACGTTTATTCTCATAGATTTTCTCCAGTATGATACGAACCTCGCGGGCAGACTGGAATCGTCTGCTTTTCTTATGCCGCGTCGATTTACGCAGCATGCGTCTGAACGCAGCAGAACCTTTTCCTCCTGACACTAATTGTAAAGTCCTTCCAAGTCCGAACAAATCTGTCGTCTGATCGCAGATACCGCCGTACTGCTCCGGTGCTGCATAGCCCCTTGTTCCCCCTTTTGGATTTTCCCCGGGAGAATCGAGTTTCATCCAAGAGGCCAGACCAAAGTCAACTAACTTAATCTGTCCTTCAGGGGTAAGCAAGATATTATCCGGTTTCATGTCCTGGTAAAGCACAGGCGGTTCCTTGCTATGCAGATATTCCAGCGTCTTTGCCAGTTCTATCCCTATTTCCAGATTCTCTTTTTGACTAAATTTCCGTCCGGATCGCAAGATATCCCCAAGACTTCTCCCTCTGAGGTAATCCATGACCAGATAGACACCATCTTCTTCTCTAATCAGATCCACGACTCTGGGAAGGGTTGGATAGTCCAGTTCTTTCATCATAGCTGCTTCATGGATACCGTCGTCGTCCCTGTTTAACAGACGCTTAATCGCCCACTCTTTTCCCAGATTGAGATCCACAGCGAGACAGACTTCTCCGAATCCGCCTTTCCCTATGATTTCTATTAATAGATATTTGTTTCCAATCACTCTTTTATATCCTGCAATTGAAATCACCTCCGCATAAAAAAGCAAAAAAAGGTTTGACAGAAAGTTCTTAATAATTTAATGAAATTGCGGGTGAAACACCCCTGGAAAATCAAACAAAGACCCCGGAAAGATTATTCCGCGAAAGAATCTTTATATAGATATAGTCTATCATTTTTGTGGCGAAATAGCAATTATTTTTTTCTACAAATAGTTGTTACATAACAATGAACAGGAGGAACATCAAGTGCGATGTTCCTCCTGTTTTTACATCTTATCCGGTGCTGAAAATCCGAGCATATCGATGCTGGTCTCAAGAATTTCACGTACAAGGTCCAACAGAGCAATCCAAGACTGTTTTTGTCTCTCGTCTTTTTCGCTTAAGATTTTTGTCTCATGATAAAAATGATTAAAAGAATTTGACAGTTCATAGATGTAAGAGCATATCTTATGTGGTGCTCTTTCTTCATATGCCTGTTCTACAATTCCATTAAATTTCGATGTCTCCAACATCAAATCTTTTTCACTCTCACCTGCAGCCGGAAGGATGGTTCCCTTTTCGATGGTTTTGCCTTCCTCTTCATAGCGGTTTAAAATCGATTTGATTCTCACAATCGTGTATAAGATATAGGGACCGGTGTTCCCCTCAAATGAGGTAAAGCGATCGACGTCAAACACGTAGTCTTTGGCAGCCACATTTGACAGATCTCCGTATTTGATTGCGGAAAGTCCGACAATCCTGGCAGTTTTTCTTGCATCATCAGCCTTCACGCTGCGGTTATCCACGATCTTCTTATACATCTCTTCATCGATGTCTCGAATCAGGCTTTCCAGACGCATGACACCACCCTCGCGGGTTTTAAAAGGTTTTCCGTCTTTTCCATTCATCGTTCCGAATCCCTGGAAAGTCAGTTTTGTATCTTCATCCACCAGTTTCGTCTTTTTCGCACAACGGAATACCTGTGTGAAATAGAGTTCCTGTCTCTTGTCAACCACGTAGACGATCTCATCCGGATGAAACAGCTTCATTCTCTCGACGATCGTGGCCAGATCCGTGGTATTATAAAGAGATGCTCCATCTGATTTTAAGATCATACAAGGCGGAATCTCTTTTGTATCTGTATCTTCTTTGACATCTACCACCAGTGCTCCCTGATCCAGATGGGCATAACCGTTATCTTTTAAGTATTTCACCATATCCGGAATATAAGGCTGTGCATCGGATTCTTTTTTCCAGAGGTCAAACTCAACATCCAATTTCTTATAATTTCGCTTCAGGTCTGTCACGGAAACAGTCAGAATATGATTCCAGAGAGCCATATACCCTTTGTTTCCCTGCTGAAGCTGATGCGTCGCCTCCATGGCCTTTTCCTTAAATTGGTCATCATCTTTCGACTTCGCGCTGGCTGCCGGATAAATCTGCTCCAATTCATTGATGGTAAATGGTGCCTCGTTCGGATATTCATCTGTATATTCCGGATCGAAATACACCAAATCCGGCTGACGTTCCCGAAGTTCAGCGATAATCAGTCCCATCTGAAGACCCCAGTCACCCAGATGCACGTCCCCGATCACTTTGTTACCCATATATCTGCCGATGCGTTTTAAGCTCTCACCGATAATCGCCGAGCGAAGATGCCCGACGTGAAGGGGTTTTGCCACATTCGGTCCGCCGTAATCGATAATAATTGTTTTCGGCTCTTTCACCTTCTCAATTGACAAATCCTTGTCGTTTTGAATCTGGTTGAGGTAATCTGAAAGAAATCTGCCGTTTATCTTTATATTGATAAATCCCGGCTTTACGACCTCCACCTTTTCCAGAAGCGCGGACCCTGCAAGTTTTGCTGCCACGTCATCCGCAATCAAAAAGGGTGCCTTTTTATATGTTTTTGCAGCCGCCAATGCTCCATTACACTGATATTCACATAGATCCGGCCGATTTGACAAGCCAACGATGCCATACGATGCATCATAGCCAGCCATTTCAAACGACTGCTGAATTTCATCTGTTATTAAATCTACAAGTTTTTTCATAAAAATGTCCACCTCATGTATAATCTGTCACCAAATAATGATAGCATGGACAGTTAGACATTACAATTACTTTTTCTATTATTTATCCTCTTAAAACAGGATCAGGCGCCTATCGTCTGTTTACTCCTGTGCTCTATGTCTTTGAGTCCTGATTTCTCATAGCAATATTGAATGATGTCTTTTCTTCTGATAATGCCGATAAAAACACCCTCGTCATCCACCACCGGAACAAAATTCTGTCTCATGGATACGGTGACCAAATCTTCTATATTACAGTTGATGTTCACGGGTTCATTGTGCCAACGGCGTTTTACGTCGACAATCGGTATATCTTCCGCATCATGAAAATTCAAATCGCATCTTTCTTTGACGCAGCGTAGAATATCACCTTCTGTAATAGTTCCAATATAAAAGCCCTGTCTGCTAAGCAGTGGAATCGCTGTATATTTATGATGTTCCATCTTCTCGATCGCCTGTCTTAAAGTAAAATCTTCCGTAATAAATGCGACCTCGCTTTTTGGTGTGATAAAAAATAAAATATTCATATATCTGCTCCTATCCCCATCTCTAATAATCTTATGAGTTTTCACTCATTCTCATTATAACGGATTTCACGCAGAAAGTGTTGAAAAATCAGTGAACTTTTCATTAAGTTTTAATAAGCTGATCTAATCTGCCTTCGGTCTGGTGGTCTCTTCTTTCCACTTACGGATGGCTTCCAGTTTCCCTGAGATCTCTTCTTCCTGCCCCTCACAGGTCGGATGATAATACCTCCGTCCGGCAAGTGCATCCGGCAGGCACTGCATCCTGGCAACTTTTTCCTTCAGATTATGGGCATACTGATAGCCTTCTCCATAATGCAGATCCTTCATCAGGCTTGTCGGCGCATTCCGTATCGCTAAGGGCACCGGTTCATCGGGGCAATGTTTCACGTCACTTTTACATTCTTCACAGGCGAGATACAAAGCATTCGACTTCGGTGCCATGGACAGATAAACCACTGCCTCTGCCAGGTTTACATTGCATTCCGGCATTCCGATAAAGTGAGATGCCTGATAAGCCGCAACGGCCACTTGAAGTGCCGCAGGATCGGCAGTTCCGACATCCTCACTTGCAAAGCGAATCAGCCTTCTGGCAATATAAAGAGGATCCTCTCCGCCTTCAAGCATTCGCGTCATCCAATAAAGAGCGGCGTCCGGATCACTGTTTCGCATGGACTTGTGCAGCGCCGATATGATATTATAGTGTTCCTCTCCTTTTTTATCATACAACAGCGACTTTCTGGTAATACATTGTTCCAGTGCTTCATCCGTCACGGTAATCTGCTTCTCATCGATCTCTCCATTGAGCACTGCCATCTCGAACGTATTCAGAGCCGTTCTGGCATCACCATTTGCAAACTGTGCAATCGCCCGAAGCTGTCTCTCACTGATTCCGATTTTTTGATTTCCGTATCCTTTGGGGCTGGTAAGTGCATGATGAAGTAACTCAAGCAGATCGTCTTCTTCGAGCATCTTCAGGACAAACACCTTACACCTTGACAGCAGCGCGGCATTGATCTCAAAAGAAGGATTCTCGGTTGTCGCTCCAATTAAAACAATGCTGCCCTTTTCCACGTATGGCAGAAAAGCATCCTGCTGTGCTTTATTAAATCTGTGAATCTCATCGATAAACAACAGTGTTTTCCGCCCCATACGCCTGCTGGTCTCAGCCTGCGCCATCACCTCCCGAATCTCACGGATTCCAGAAGTGACAGCACTAAAATCTGTAAAATCAGCCTGCGTTTGTGTGGCTATAATTCTTGCCAGCGTTGTTTTACCAACACCCGGAGGACCCCAGAAAATCATTGATGAAATCTGATCTTGTTCTATCAAATTTCTCAGCATCTTCCCCTTGCCGAGCAAATGTTTCTGCCCGACAAAAGACTCCAGAGATTCCGGACGCAGTCTTGTCGCTAGGGGAGAAAAATCCTCCCGATTGTCAAATAAAGACATCTGTTCCACAGCAAAGCCCTCCTTTGGTCATTTTGACTCCAACATCATTGCACATAGTTGACACGGATAATCTTGTGATATCCCGGACAGACTATGGATGTACCTTTTAACAAATATCTGGAAAGGTGGTTGTATCAATGAAAAAGGATTTTATCGGTGATCCTCCCAGACATAAAAACTCATATGGAGATGGGGATATCCCTGAAATTGATTTGCCCCAAAAAAGTAAACACGGAATGGAAGTTCCAAATGTTGAACCTCTTCCGGAATCAGAACGTCCCCGAAGAGACGGCCCGGGCGGTAATTAAACAGTGGCAGCCGGGTTTTACTCAAGACTGACAGAGTAAAACCCGGCTGATTACATATTCAATGAGCGATATCGATTCAGGCACGCAAATATCTCCTGTTTTCGTGGTCTGGCAAGATCTGATGGGATATTGTGTCCCTCACAGATCGCAGCAAACCCTCTCTGGTCAATAGAAGCATCCAGAATCTCCACTACCTCACGCATAGATTTCTTTCCATCAAACAGATGAAGGTTTGCAAATTGTATCATATAGCCCAGAGTAAGCAGCTGTTCTCCATCAATCAGCTGCTCCACAGATCGCAGATCCACGGTGTCATGATTGATGGAAACCAAATCCCGTCCCATAGTCTTTATCTTAATTCTATTGTTATTTTTGAATGAACGATCTTCCTTAACCTTTCTTTCAAATACAGGATATTGATATTTGGGTGCCGCGTCATGAACTGCGTAAAATTTATCTGCTTCTGATTTGGCAAACTCTGTGATTTCCCGCGGCACATAGTGATCCATCTGAATGATACAGTCCGCCGCCTGAAAATAAGATCCCGAACTTCCGGCTACAATAATCGACGATATGCCGTGTTTTTCATACAGACTGCGTATTCTGTCAATCAATGGAGTGATGGGTTCAGACTCACGGTGCACTACTTTTTTCATCAGTTCATCCCGAATCATAAAGTTCGTAGCACTGGTATCTTCATCCATCAGCAAAAGTCCTGCACCGGCTTCCATGCTTTCGATCACGTTCGCCGCCTGTGAGGTACTTCCGCTGGCATCTTCT comes from the Blautia liquoris genome and includes:
- a CDS encoding serine/threonine protein kinase, whose amino-acid sequence is MIGNKYLLIEIIGKGGFGEVCLAVDLNLGKEWAIKRLLNRDDDGIHEAAMMKELDYPTLPRVVDLIREEDGVYLVMDYLRGRSLGDILRSGRKFSQKENLEIGIELAKTLEYLHSKEPPVLYQDMKPDNILLTPEGQIKLVDFGLASWMKLDSPGENPKGGTRGYAAPEQYGGICDQTTDLFGLGRTLQLVSGGKGSAAFRRMLRKSTRHKKSRRFQSAREVRIILEKIYENKRQNQKVTTWILGALSVLLAAGISFALLTESEQQRYYQLINEASQAEQEDSAVSLDKTVGIYKKASRLCPDKQESYLKLLEFSEENGQTQPAVDWILSMWVSYPKETKNHTEVKKELGFLYFCGNSLDPKFNKDYNMAAKIFDDVAKKEKDPDGWKKLGELSKSLEQFGTDIDWKKIQESLEYFKQYGERMLHRQDLDYICELYLVCGSTYLSEASFLKNENINPYQEGISCYEKAYDTAMLLREDMRMRQETLESLASACYMTGILKENMDQGFSNPDSLLQEDTYLEKSIYYGKQLLKIADRRELKQRILLREATARNFQGNIEEAQKCYENFCQQYPHHMEGICSYTEFLIETRQPDRAREMIQQAASIPGADENRNYQILKERLEVLS
- the argS gene encoding arginine--tRNA ligase, producing the protein MKKLVDLITDEIQQSFEMAGYDASYGIVGLSNRPDLCEYQCNGALAAAKTYKKAPFLIADDVAAKLAGSALLEKVEVVKPGFINIKINGRFLSDYLNQIQNDKDLSIEKVKEPKTIIIDYGGPNVAKPLHVGHLRSAIIGESLKRIGRYMGNKVIGDVHLGDWGLQMGLIIAELRERQPDLVYFDPEYTDEYPNEAPFTINELEQIYPAASAKSKDDDQFKEKAMEATHQLQQGNKGYMALWNHILTVSVTDLKRNYKKLDVEFDLWKKESDAQPYIPDMVKYLKDNGYAHLDQGALVVDVKEDTDTKEIPPCMILKSDGASLYNTTDLATIVERMKLFHPDEIVYVVDKRQELYFTQVFRCAKKTKLVDEDTKLTFQGFGTMNGKDGKPFKTREGGVMRLESLIRDIDEEMYKKIVDNRSVKADDARKTARIVGLSAIKYGDLSNVAAKDYVFDVDRFTSFEGNTGPYILYTIVRIKSILNRYEEEGKTIEKGTILPAAGESEKDLMLETSKFNGIVEQAYEERAPHKICSYIYELSNSFNHFYHETKILSEKDERQKQSWIALLDLVREILETSIDMLGFSAPDKM
- a CDS encoding CBS domain-containing protein — encoded protein: MNILFFITPKSEVAFITEDFTLRQAIEKMEHHKYTAIPLLSRQGFYIGTITEGDILRCVKERCDLNFHDAEDIPIVDVKRRWHNEPVNINCNIEDLVTVSMRQNFVPVVDDEGVFIGIIRRKDIIQYCYEKSGLKDIEHRSKQTIGA
- a CDS encoding replication-associated recombination protein A, with the protein product MEQMSLFDNREDFSPLATRLRPESLESFVGQKHLLGKGKMLRNLIEQDQISSMIFWGPPGVGKTTLARIIATQTQADFTDFSAVTSGIREIREVMAQAETSRRMGRKTLLFIDEIHRFNKAQQDAFLPYVEKGSIVLIGATTENPSFEINAALLSRCKVFVLKMLEEDDLLELLHHALTSPKGYGNQKIGISERQLRAIAQFANGDARTALNTFEMAVLNGEIDEKQITVTDEALEQCITRKSLLYDKKGEEHYNIISALHKSMRNSDPDAALYWMTRMLEGGEDPLYIARRLIRFASEDVGTADPAALQVAVAAYQASHFIGMPECNVNLAEAVVYLSMAPKSNALYLACEECKSDVKHCPDEPVPLAIRNAPTSLMKDLHYGEGYQYAHNLKEKVARMQCLPDALAGRRYYHPTCEGQEEEISGKLEAIRKWKEETTRPKAD